The following proteins are encoded in a genomic region of Chitinophagales bacterium:
- a CDS encoding T9SS type A sorting domain-containing protein — protein sequence MKQLLLFIFFLSFFNTIFSQIIQENFNTDDFKNTWTLSSNVEHALAIGKDYSKFVRFHPKYQNEHIIMPNFVTDGNAYQIKFDWNKARNNSLDSVQFQVSNDNGTSWQSIYSIINGNERNWITDSFVITLNGNTLIRLLYQSTGTFPSQYFNFDNFIVEKINLTAIKNNAQVLNCSIYPNPSTNFINIKVNSQNIDSYILQIIDNSGKIHHQQSLNSIYNILLGIDVSSYTKGNYIVNIYNDMYQYSKKIIIQ from the coding sequence ATGAAGCAATTGCTACTTTTTATATTTTTCTTATCTTTTTTTAATACAATATTTTCTCAAATAATACAAGAAAACTTTAATACGGATGATTTTAAAAATACTTGGACATTGAGTAGTAATGTAGAACATGCATTGGCTATTGGAAAAGATTACTCTAAATTTGTTCGCTTTCATCCAAAATATCAAAATGAACATATAATAATGCCAAATTTTGTTACTGATGGAAACGCTTATCAAATTAAGTTTGATTGGAACAAAGCTAGAAATAATAGTTTAGATTCAGTACAATTTCAAGTTTCTAATGACAATGGAACTTCGTGGCAAAGTATATATAGTATTATTAATGGTAATGAAAGAAACTGGATAACTGATTCTTTTGTTATTACTTTAAATGGAAATACATTAATTAGATTACTATATCAATCAACAGGCACATTTCCTTCACAGTATTTCAATTTTGATAATTTTATAGTAGAAAAAATAAATCTCACTGCAATAAAAAACAATGCACAAGTTTTAAATTGTAGCATTTATCCAAATCCAAGCACAAACTTTATTAATATAAAAGTAAATAGTCAAAATATAGATAGCTATATTTTACAAATTATAGACAACTCCGGAAAAATACATCACCAGCAATCACTTAATAGTATTTATAATATTTTACTTGGTATTGATGTATCTTCCTATACTAAAGGAAATTATATTGTTAATATTTATAATGATATGTATCAATATTCTAAAAAAATAATAATTCAGTAA